agcaaatgCACTGGTTGTTTCTTTATTCAGCTTTATTATTTCTACATATCTGCCTGGGTATTTAAATAGTCCGACTCTATGTCTCCAATTACCAGACTTGGTAGCTTCCTTTGAAAACTCTGGTAAGTCATGATAACTCACCCTCTCTATCCTTTGGCCAGGCTGAATtcttggagagggagacaaggcTGCAGTGATCTTGTTACCCAGCACCTGTCACTGGACCAGGCATTAtttggtgctcagtaaatgttctcTAAGTAAATCTAAGTGGAATGAAATTCTCTAATCCCATAAAGCTGAGAACAAGACCATCTATTAGTAAATAATAGTTTATAGCCATCTAAAAACagcatatttcaaattttattgggaaaaaatatattgagtTCATACTGCTTGTAGAGCACAGTACTACCCACTGGGGATATAAGCAAACTCACTACCTTAGTTCTTTGCTTATTGGAACAGGGTCTCTATAAGTAAGTTATTTAGGCACTAGGATGTATTGCAAAGgggatttatatttatttatatactgttAACTTTCTGGCCTCTACAGCACATATTCATACTGTTTCTTGTCTCTGTATCACTGGGCAGAATTTACTCCAGTGAAACTGACATGCTGAGTATAACAATAGCCAGTTATAATTACTTAGTACTTTACAAAACACATTCATGATCATTTCTTCATCTAATCTTACTCAAAATATTGTGAGGTAGGCATTATTATCATTCCCAcatttcaaatgaagaaactgaagctcagggaggTCAAGTAACTAGGCCAGGAGACTTAGCAGGTTAATAGAAGAGGCAAATTAGAACTTGGATGCCTTGACTTCTCATTCAGAGCTTTTCCCACTCACTACACATATTTCTCTACATGGAAAGATAGCTGTGCTGGGCCTCTAATCTAAGATTCCTCAGGTATCTCCCTTCTAGTCCATATGCTTCCACAGCTCCTTCCCACCCCTTACTACAGGAGCTGAGAATGTGCCATGCACACTTAAAACTTGGTGCCAGCTTGGTTCCCAGGAAGATACAACACATGGGCTGACCACCTTACTCCTgttctttggtttcctcatctatacaatGAAATGAATGAAGTATGTGATCTGTATGGCTCCTTTCGCTTCTCACATGCTTGATTTTCTTATATAGTAACCAGGCTCTTATGAAGGGAATCTGAATCCATGACAGTAACTCTGAAGGGTTGAATACTGGATGCTTAGCAGCCTACAGATCATAGAAGATCAGAGTGGAGCTATTTCCTCTGGCTGATACAAGGACTTGGCTTTTCGGGCAGCCAAATTCTCCCTGGGGTGGTGTTCAAAACCCAGCCACCAACCACCATCTTCTGGTGAACGGGGCCTCCAAACCTGAGAATTtagtgttaatttcttttttttggtttgtttctgcaGTGAAGCCCTCTGGCCACTgcaggaccagagctgaagggaAAGCGAGAGATGCCTGCTCCTTCCAGGTTCTCTGCTCTCCACAGGCCACTGTTACCAGCCAGAAGAAATCTCAATCAGATTACCCTTTTCAGTTCTATTGTACTTGATTCTGTGGATCCTTAATGTTGATGTAttccttttgtcctttctttgGTTGACTCATCTGACagtcacagattttattttaaagtttcttattttattcttttgtactGTTGATTTTCTAAATGTAAGTTCCTAACATTGAGAGGCATTCTATGCTAGAAGTTGGATGAAAGCATAGTGCCTCATAGACtcaaatatttttactaaatgaattaatttattaattgttttaagAGCAGAAAATACACCTTGAGATTATATTCTATTAAGAAAAACTGGTGgcatttaattctatttttatagtgGGCTGGTGAACATGTTGGAAGGGAGTTAATCCAACACAATCCTAGCTAAGAAAGGAGAATTCATTCCCTCTGAAAGATTCAGTGGATTTCAGTCAGTTCATATTCAGTAGGAATATGATCATTGGTTTCCAAAAGCCCTCACTGCATTATTTCGTTAATCATTTACTTAAGCATCTAAATAAAGATCTGCAGCTTACTATGTAAATTGCACATTATTGAGAAGTAAGACACAACCAGTGGTAATTTAATTATAGCCACAAATTTAATTAAACTAGTAaccttgttcttctctttcaaaatactTAGCACAATTatacttaattaatttttgtaattattaatttaatcttGGTGTTCCTGATTAAATTACAAGAACCAAGAAAGCACGACTCAAGTTTCCATCTTTCTTGTTCCCAGGCAGGTGTCTGATATCTAGCATAGGCCCTAGCATGCACAGAGACTAAACAGATGCTGGCTTCAAACCAGATCTGCCTTTCTTCCCTATCTtccacttccttccttttctgatgTCCAAACTTTCTTCCttagcttttctttgttttttgactttcttttttgtctttccttctttcctttctctacaacttttttttctttccttgtactGTGAATGATCACCTCCTCTGTAATTATAACCATGCTGGGTCCTAGCCACAAAAGGATGACCAGAACAGGGACTTTGTCCTTAAGAGAATCTCAATCTAGTTGAGAGTCCAGCTGTCCCTTCCTCCTAAAGTGAGACCTTTACTTACCCCTCTCTGCCTTTGCTTCTCTCCTGGCAGCCTGATCCACCTGCTCTATGAGGAGGGACAACCTGACCTGGGAAAGTGAGTTTGTCCTCCTGGGGCTCTCCAGTGACAGGCACACCCAGGCTGGACTGTTTGTCCTATTTGGGGCCGTCTATCTGCTGACCCTGCTGGGCAATGGGCTCATCATCCTCCTGATCGGACTGGATGCACGACTGCACCTGCCtatgtacttcttcctctgcaACCTCTCGGTGGTAGACATTTGCTACACCTCTAGCGGCGTCCCCCAGATGCTGGTGCACTTCCTGCTGGAAAAGAAGACCATCTCCTTCACCCGGTGTGGGACCCAACTCTTCTTCTCACTGGCCCTGGGGGGTACTGAGTTCTTGCTGCTGGCTGctatggcctatgaccgctatatGGCTATCTGTGACCCCTTGCGCTATGTGGCAGTGATGAGCCCAAGGTGCTGCATTGGGCTGGCAGCTGTCTCTTGGTTTGTAGGCGTGGTGAATTCTATGGTGGAGACAGTGGTCACCATGCGCCTGCCTACCTGTGGACATCACGTGCTGAACCATGTGGCCTGTGAGACACTAGCATTCGTCCGCTTGGCCTGCGTTGACATCACCCTCAACCAGGTGGTCATATTGGCCTCCAGTGTGGTGGTGCTGCTGGTGCCCTGCTGCCTGGTCTCACTGTCCTATGCCTACATTGCGGCAGCCATTCTACGGATCCACTCTACTGGGGGACGCCGCAAAGCCTTTGGGACCTGTGCCTCCCACCTCACTGTGGTTTCCATGTCTTATGGGATGGCCCTGGTTACCTACATGCAGCCCTACTCCACAGCCTCGGCTGAGCAGGACAAGGTGGTGGTGCTCTTCTATGGTGTGGTGACCCCCATGCTGAATCCACTCATCTACAGTTTACGGAACAAAGAGATGAAGGCTGCCTTGAGTCGAGTTCTGAGGAGCAGTTCTGAATCAAAACTTTAGTATACAACTTTGTCTTAAGAGGCCTCACTCTGAAGACCATAGATCTTGGAGTGTGTGTCTTCAGCATAATGGATgcatgtgtctgtgcatgtgcatgGTGTAAGGGAGCAGGTAGGAGGACCACAGTCTGTTCCACTCACTATCGTTTGAGGTAACAATGAAATGGATTATATCCCTGGGCTTTATTTTTGGTCCCTAACTTACAAAAATGTGaattatagggtgcctgggtggctcagtgggttaagccgctgccttcggctcaggtcatgatctcagggtcctgggatcgagtcccgcgtcgggctctctgctcagcggggagtctgcttcctcctctctctctctctgcctgcctctctgcctacttgtgatctctctctgtcaaataaataaataaaatcttttaaaaaaaatgtgaattataatttacaaatacatacacactacagaaaactaaattaaaaaaaaaaaaaagataccccaGCAGCATATatgaattagaaaagaagatCAAATCAGAAGTCAGGTCAATGCACAAAACTTATGCCAGGAAAGTATATTTCCTTCAAAAATCTACAACTGTATGTTTAAGCTTTCCTATAATcaatgagaaaagagagggaaggtgggagcTGTAATTTACAAAATTCACTGTGCCCAAGGGATGGAACAGGCACTGGGCCAGAGGTGCAAAGGTCACCCATGTGACTCACACATGGTccagcccagctcagcagggTGGGGAATTCACACAGGGACATGGAGCCAAAGACACAGTAATAATCCGCACAGCCCTGATGAACAAGACTGGACTGTGCATGAGTCATCTGAACATCAGTCTACATGCCTCCACGCTCTCGGGCTTGCAGTGGTGGCAAATGGCTGGCCAAAAAGTCAAGCCTTCAGAACCTCAAACACATACTTTCTACACAATCAGGTCTAAGGATGTACTCTTCTGAAAAGAGAGATGTGTTCAGAATTCACAGTTGACTATCATGCCACACACCATCAGAGGTGAGCCAAGTGAGctactcagcaaggaatctgtttCCATGTTTGCTCTACTCTGGTAACACAATGAGTGACTGAGCACTAAACATTCTAATCTGGAAAgtgaaatagagataattttgtccagaaaaatatttagaacatttaaaaattaaagtatctcTTACCTAAATATTACAGATATCTGGTTTGTcttcccataaataaataaaaaaaaacataaattgagCGGcgtctggggtggctcagtccaataagcgactgccttcgtatcaggtcatgatcccaaggtcctagaatGACAGCCCCACAACAGCATCTGGCgacctactcagcagggagtctgcttcttcctctctcccctcaccccactaatgttctctctcactctgctctctaagaaataaataaaatattttaaaatttaaaaaaaaacataaattgagAGTAATTCAAACTTCTAATCAATCTGCTGAGTAAAGGCCAAAAGTTTGCGGAGGAGGAAATggagtatctttttatttttttattatttttacttttttaagtaggctccatgcacaacatggagcccaatgtggagccaacacagggcttaaactcaagacctgagctgagatcaagggtcagatgcttaaaccactaagccacacaCGTGCCCCTGGAGTACCTTTTTAAATTCtagtaaaacctttttttttaatcgagaTAAAATTCACGTAACATATGAGTTatgatttttaccattttaaagtgtacaacttgGTAGCATTTAGTATATTCACCATGTTGTTCAACCTTCTGTCTCTCTAGTTCTAAAACATTGTCATCACTCCAAAAGGGAACCTCATACCCTTTAAGCAGACCTTCTCCATTCCTCCCTTCACCCAGATGCTGGCAACCCTGATCTGCTTTCTGcctttatggatttgcctattttagaTACTTAACGGAAATGGATTCAATACCTTTCATCCCTTCATCAgcctctcttcctccctgctcGCACTCCCATGGAAGGCACTCAGCCCCATCTCCAGTCAAAATGTTTTAACTCATCCTCATTTTTAGATTCTTCTATAACTATTAAGTTCTCTTCCCAAATCGacaaattatcttttcctttctctagtGCCTCCATGTTTAGGTGTTTGTCTGCTCTTTGCCAGTGTCTGCattttgcacagcaaggaaacctcagttttctctttagtTAGTAAGGAAGAACAAATCACAAGCTCTTACagtttaatgtattttcttttatcttcatcACATACCAGTGGAGCATCTAGCACCGAGCAGTGTGATACCCTAGTCTACGATAAAATGGAAGGAGGTCAGGTATCTAATGAACTGGGCCACCAGTCGGCTGGCCTCTCCAAACTGCTTTTCAGCCAGTTTCCTTGCATCACTTTGCAGCAGCTCCAAGTCCCCCCAGAGCAGCATCTTAAGCACTACCCACTTCCTGACATTACCCTCCCCCCAACAAAAATCAAACCTGTCACACAAACCATTCTGTGGGTGTGCTGCTCCCCACCACCTGCTGTGATACACTCCACCCTCCAAGTGATCACACACATGATATAGCGGGAAGAACATGGAATAGGGTCCTCTGATTCCAGACCCAGTTCCAGCTCTGAGCTTAGCTGGCAAAACCACCTCAAAGAATCACTCCTgctccctgaacctcagtttcctcattctgCAAAATGACAAGGTAGACATGAAGATCAGTTCTTTCCAGCTTGTTTTCccttctgttctcattttgcattTCATTCTCTTCCCTGGTAAGAATTTCAGTTAATGGTGTTCTGGACACTCAGGAGCCACATTTGGGAAGTAAATTTGGCTACTTACTGCAGTGTTGAAGGAAATAGGCTCAGTGGGaatagggctccatctcagtgGGGTACCCTGCCAAAGCCAGTCTATTCTTAGCATTTTCTACAGTGACACCTTCTGGACACAGAAGGACTGAAAGGAGGGAAACTAGCTAGACAGAGGTGTGTCCAGGGACTCCGTGCTCTTCACCCCCATCCAGCCATAAGCCTAATCTTTGAGTTAGAAAGAGAGCCTGGTTAGAAAAACTTGGGTtgaattgttttcatttccatatcATTGGATTCTGTGACTCATCTCTCATTATCTCTCATACAGATCCTTCTCATTTAGATAATTTATGAAGGGTTTTCTCACACAAAATCTCACTTGATATTTACTACTTCTTCCCAGGGTCTAAGATACTCTGAAATACTGTTTTTGGGCAAGACCTAAGAAAGTAAGACCAAGGAAagacccaacacacacacaaaaaggcaaCATACCAAGGATCACTTTTTCACTGATCCAGTGGAATTTCAGGCGAATCATTTAAACTCTTGACCTCAACTTTTTCTAACAAAGAATGAGAAGTTTAGCCCAAAAGATCGTTCCTCCACAAAAACTTTCCAGGTTTATCTCAAAACATATTCCTCTCCCAAAAAGAATATGTCTTGAATCttcaaaaataagattaaaaggTTCTGTCTAAAGCAGTGGGTCTCAAACTTAGCTTCACATTTTAATTGTTTGGGAAATGTTAAAAGTTACAAATATACTAATATCTGTGTGTCACTCACCTGAGATTGTGACTTAATTGCTCTTGAGTTTTTTCTGGGCTTCTGGAGTCTTCTAAGTGTGCCAGGTGATTCTACTGTGTAGCTACTGTGGCAGGCACTGCCCTAGTGTCCACCATGGGTTGTGTGGGATTTTCATAGGCAAATCCTAATATGTATagttttttccttccatctcaaGCTTCCCTAGTGAGCATCCAAATGGGCTTTTCCAGCAGTCAGACTCTTCTCCATGTCTCTGTGGTCTCTCCTTATTCCTAAACTAGCCAATAATGCTATCTCCTCCCGCCATGTTGCAAAGATACACAATGTAAATATGGCAATGGAGCTAGTGGGACTTGCTATTAATATATagataaagattataaaattgcTTAGTACATTTATACTGCAGGAAAATATGACATCTTATCCTTTGGTAGAGGCTAAAGACCAGCAAAGTAAACAGGGAGGTGTTCCAAGGGCAAACCTGCCTCTGCTATGACAGAGGATTTACACATAACAAAGCTCAAAGGGTTTCAGAGGCACTCCCTTACTGACTCCCATCTGTGGGCACCGTCAGGTTCCAAATGCTATCACTGCAAATAAGTGATGTATGCATTCACCTTTTATAAATCACTTACTTTACCATTCAAATAAATGCCAGCATTTCACCAAGGAAATAGCATAATCACAAGAAGTTGGGACATAATTATAGTTAATATAATTGAGGCCCTGATCTTATCAACCCAGGAATAAGCCTTATTAATCAGTACAATGAGAACCAAGTTGAGCGATTTTCTCTGTCACTGACCTAGCCTGGCTTATGGGAGGAACAGGAAGAACCATAAGCTCCAGTGTGAGCAGTAAGGACAAGGAGGAAGTCCAGAACATAAGTCCTATATCTTAGGATCAGAGAATAATCCTCAAggccactgctttttttttttaatttgtgtattcaacaaaaattttattGTGAAACATTTGTTAGGAATCTTTGCatacaaagaaaaatcacaggggcacctgggtggctcagtcatttaagcatccaaatcttgattttgactcaggttatgatctcagagtcctgagattaagccGTGGGTGGGGCTCCATACTGggtatgaagcctgcttaagctttcttcctctgccccacctccactctgcatgcactctctctgtgcctctctccaaaaaaaaaaaagagagagagagagagacagagagaaagaaagaaaaaaaaagtaaagaaagagaaaatcaccAAAGATCCCTGATTTCAAGAGGCTCAGAGTCTAATAGAGAAAACATTCAAGTTCTTGCAGTTCTGCTTACAGTCCTTTGTTCAGGCCCAAACT
This genomic stretch from Mustela erminea isolate mMusErm1 chromosome 11, mMusErm1.Pri, whole genome shotgun sequence harbors:
- the LOC116569524 gene encoding olfactory receptor 2F1-like; the encoded protein is MRRDNLTWESEFVLLGLSSDRHTQAGLFVLFGAVYLLTLLGNGLIILLIGLDARLHLPMYFFLCNLSVVDICYTSSGVPQMLVHFLLEKKTISFTRCGTQLFFSLALGGTEFLLLAAMAYDRYMAICDPLRYVAVMSPRCCIGLAAVSWFVGVVNSMVETVVTMRLPTCGHHVLNHVACETLAFVRLACVDITLNQVVILASSVVVLLVPCCLVSLSYAYIAAAILRIHSTGGRRKAFGTCASHLTVVSMSYGMALVTYMQPYSTASAEQDKVVVLFYGVVTPMLNPLIYSLRNKEMKAALSRVLRSSSESKL